The following are encoded in a window of Megalops cyprinoides isolate fMegCyp1 chromosome 16, fMegCyp1.pri, whole genome shotgun sequence genomic DNA:
- the mtm1 gene encoding myotubularin codes for MDPLAEVPLLPGEERVTDKDLIYMCPFSGAVKGKVFITNYRLFFKSTDVDPAVTLDVPLGAVSRVEKMGGATSRGENSYGLDITCKDMRNLRFALKQEGHSRRDIFEILFRYAFPLSHAMPLFAFLSQEKFEENGWSVYSPMQEFRRQGLPNDKWRITFLNQSYELCDTYPTVLVVPYKATEEDLRKVAAFRSRGRIPVLSWIHPENQAVIARCSQPLVGMSGKRNRDDERYLDIIREANGTTNKLTIFDARPNVNAVANKATGGGYEGEDAYQNAELVFLDIHNIHVMRESLKKLKDIVYPNVEESHWLSSLESTHWLEHIKLVLAGAIQVADKISSGNSVVVHCSDGWDRTAQLTSLAMLMLDSYYRTLKGFQVLVEKEWISFGHKFASRIGHGDKNHADADRSPIFVQFIDCVWQMTKQFPTAFEFSERLLVTVLDHLYSCRFGTFLYNCESVRDTNEVRTKTVSLWSLINSDQASYINPFYATESTRVLYPVASMRHLELWVTYYIRWNPRIRQQQQSPVEQRYKELLALRDQYLKKLEELQLSDSAPHLPNSTAPSPASPTQRVTHLHTPF; via the exons GACCCTGCTGTTACCCTTGATGTCCCCCTGGGGGCTGTCAGTCGAGTGGAGAAAATGGGCGGGGCCACCAGTCGGGGGGAGAACTCCTACGGACTCGACATCACCTGCAAG GACATGAGGAACCTGCGGTTCGCACTGAAGCAGGAGGGCCACAGCAGGAGGGACATTTTCGAGATTCTCTTCCGATAcgccttccctctctcacacgcCATG CCTCTGTTTGCCTTCCTGAGCCAGGAGAAATTTGAGGAGAATGGCTGGAGTGTCTACAGCCCCATGCAGGAGTTCAGGCGGCAG ggCTTGCCCAATGACAAGTGGAGGATCACCTTCCTGAACCAGAGCTACGAGCTGTGTGACACGTACCCCACCGTCCTCGTGGTGCCATACAAGGCCACCGAGGAGGACCTGCGCAAGGTGGCCGCCTTCCGCTCCCGCGGCCGCATCCCT GTGTTGTCGTGGATCCACCCGGAGAACCAGGCGGTGATCGCGCGCTGCAGTCAGCCCCTGGTGGGCATGAGTGGCAAGCGCAACCGCGACGATGAGCGCTACCTCGACATCATCCGCGAGGCCAACGGGACCACCAACAAGCTGACCATCTTCGACGCCCGGCCCAACGTCAACGCCGTGGCTAACAAG GCTACCGGCGGCGGGTATGAGGGGGAAGATGCCTACCAGAACGCCGAGCTGGTGTTCCTGGACATCCACAACATCCACGTAATGAGGGAGTCgctgaagaagctgaaggaCATCGTGTACCCCAACGTGGAGGAGTCACACTGGCTCTCCAGTCTGGAATCCACACACTGGCTGGAGCACATCAAG CTGGTGCTGGCGGGGGCGATCCAGGTCGCGGACAAGATCTCGTCGGGCAACTCTGTGGTGGTGCACTGCAGCGACGGCTGGGACCGCACAGCCCAGCTGACCTCGCTGGCCATGCTGATGCTGGACAGCTACTACCGCACACTGAAGGGCTTCCAGGTGCTGGTGGAGAAGGAGTGGATTAGCTTCGGCCACAAGTTTGCCTCG AGGATCGGTCATGGGGATAAGAACCACGCGGATGCGGACCGGTCCCCCATCTTTGTGCAGTTCATTGACTGTGTCTGGCAGATGACCAAGCAG TTCCCCACAGCCTTCGAGTTCAGCGAGCGCCTCCTGGTGACCGTCCTGGACCACCTCTACAGCTGCCGTTTCGGCACCTTCCTGTACAACTGCGAGAGCGTCCGCGACACCAAC GAGGTCAGGACGAAGACTGTGTCACTATGGTCCCTGATCAACAGCGACCAGGCATCCTACATCAACCCCTTCTATGCCACTGAGTCCACCCGTGTACTCTACCCTGTAGCCAGTATGCGCCACCTAGAGTTGTGGGTGACTTACTACATCCGGTGGAATCCCCGGATTCGACAGCAG CAGCAGAGTCCGGTGGAGCAGAGGTACAAGGAGCTGCTCGCCCTGAGGGACCAGTACctgaagaagctggaggagctgcagctgtctgactccGCCCCCCACCTGCCTAACAGCACCGCCCCCTCCCCGGCCTCGCCCACACAGCGggtcacacacctacacacgcCCTTCTGA